Proteins encoded within one genomic window of Methanosarcina barkeri str. Wiesmoor:
- a CDS encoding GNAT family N-acetyltransferase, whose translation MQERDKPKSLIIREATPQDTQEMLEIFNYYIDNSFAAYLEIPVGPEFFKTSNDEGESNKSEPYPFYVMEEDNRVIGLGALRPYLPFPNFQHTGVLSYFILPEYTRKGQGTKLLDFLCQEAKKKNMKSLLANVSSKNQASLNFHLKHGFVECGRFKDAGTKFGKYFDIVWFQKFLGESPE comes from the coding sequence ATGCAGGAAAGAGATAAGCCCAAATCCCTTATAATAAGAGAGGCTACGCCGCAAGATACTCAGGAAATGCTTGAAATCTTTAATTACTATATAGATAATAGTTTTGCAGCCTACCTCGAAATTCCTGTTGGTCCGGAATTTTTCAAGACCTCCAACGACGAGGGCGAATCGAACAAAAGTGAGCCTTACCCTTTTTACGTAATGGAAGAAGATAACAGAGTGATTGGTCTCGGAGCCCTCAGGCCGTATTTACCGTTTCCTAATTTTCAGCACACCGGAGTACTCTCATATTTTATCCTGCCAGAATACACAAGAAAAGGCCAGGGAACAAAACTGCTGGATTTTCTGTGTCAGGAAGCTAAAAAGAAGAATATGAAAAGTCTCCTTGCAAACGTCTCCTCGAAAAACCAGGCCAGTCTGAATTTCCATCTTAAACATGGATTTGTAGAATGCGGCAGGTTTAAAGACGCAGGAACGAAGTTCGGAAAATATTTTGATATTGTGTGGTTTCAGAAGTTTCTGGGAGAAAGCCCGGAATAA